A DNA window from Tachysurus fulvidraco isolate hzauxx_2018 chromosome 4, HZAU_PFXX_2.0, whole genome shotgun sequence contains the following coding sequences:
- the mavs gene encoding mitochondrial antiviral-signaling protein gives MAYACDKLYDEVIRKMMADLSTKVKVREIIVYLPCLTISDREEIEAKRDTAGNYCAMSVLIDNLRRRENWPIEFISALKKCEQWDLADRISKDYDRIRGIPTQRTKTFVASVSPASLPAPTPAPTAATPIPAVFPAEASATVTKATIHMVPHSSPALPTPSVETEVYALVSDAQVHTPASAHPAVPPQVFAADARSCSPVSAPALTPSIGQSVFPVDAKESSKLSISGASLALIEAPALVSVLDMSVQPNQEPADLAEPPLIVLPTDAMSSSPVSAPRVTPSVEQNKVLVIPRETPILDISSGLTNTAPSGHESSIAPMLPTTRASPSSQVNKHTTMSQSSASQKREVPLSISSSVKHPIQDSNPPGNDLPRDSQNNTTINQVGERVHTALSPNCQTQETSQARAQAPPSTSTDAVAGCLTNFSDSNEENFSKPGVLRGEEPFSVTTDLSLQISHVTMDNSSVQPAGPLAVPIPHRGEEPFNTSVTTDNLMISSSTTTFRSQSVSAPVQNSSPGAFRNGFPGEDSSSYPHQPVEDYYESLQAEQGTREHIVKFSEQPSLKNLNAQPSSMVRQTITGLSHNSETVSLVLSDSEAHPSQKISHSIPRNNSWEQVMPAASLTSYAEPASATFQESELNASSQNNIPQLEQREEFHGLQHRIKSNSHLIAAAAIGVTALFVALRLKY, from the exons ATGGCATATGCATGTGACAAGCTGTATGATGAAGTTATCAGGAAAATGATGGCTGATTTGTCCACAAAGGTCAAAGTGAGAGAAATCATAGTTTACTTGCCCTGCCTCACTATTTCTGATCGG GAGGAGATAGAGGCGAAAAGAGACACTGCTGGAAACTACTGTGCTATGTCAGTGCTGATTGATAACCTACGCAGACGAGAGAACTGGCCTATTGAGTTTATATCAGCATTGAAGAAATGTGAACAGTGGGATCTGGCCGATAGGATCAGCAAAGATTATGACAGAATAAGGGGAATCCCCA CCCAGAGAACAAAAACTTTTGTTGCATCTGTCAGTCCTGCATCACTGCCAGCTCCTACACCTGCCCCTACTGCTGCTACACCCATTCCGGCAGTATTTCCAGCAGAGGCTTCAGCAACAGTTACCAAAGCAACAATCCACATGGTTCCACACTCCAGCCCAGCCTTGCCGACTCCTTCAGTAGAAACTGAAGTCTATGCATTAGTTTCAGATGCTCAAGTACACACTCCTGCATCAGCCCACCCCGCTGTACCTCCACAAGTTTTTGCTGCAGATGCAAGGTCCTGTTCACCAGTCTCTGCTCCTGCATTGACCCCCTCTATTGGGCAAAGTGTATTTCCAGTCGACGCTAAAGAATCATCCAAACTTAGTATCTCAGGTGCTTCACTAGCCTTAATTGAAGCCCCTGCTTTAGTTTCAGTCCTAGATATGTCTGTACAACCCAATCAAGAACCAGCCGACCTTGCTGAACCCCCACTGATTGTTTTGCCTACAGATGCAATGTCCTCTTCTCCAGTCTCTGCTCCTAGGGTAACCCCATCTGTTGAGCAAAATAAAGTCCTAGTCATCCCTAGAGAAACACCCATACTGGATATCTCAAGTGGCTTAACTAATACTGCCCCTTCTGGTCATGAATCTTCAATTGCACCTATGCTTCCAACTACTCGAGCATCCCCATCCTCTCAGGTTAACAAACATACCACCATGTCTCAGTCTTCTGCTTCACAGAAGAGGGAGGTTCCACTGTCAATCTCCAGCTCTGTGAAACATCCCATCCAAGACTCAAACCCTCCTGGGAATGATTTACCCCGGGActcacagaacaacacaacaatcaATCAG gtTGGAGAGAGGGTACACACTGCATTGTCACCAAACTGCCAGACTCAGGAAACCTCCCAGGCAAGAGCACAGGCCCCACCTTCAACATCTACAGATGCTGTTGCTGGCTGCTTGACTAACTTCTCCGATTCAAATGAAGAGAATTTTAGCAAACCTGGTGTCCTGAGAGGAGAGGAACCCTTCTCAGTCACTACTGATCTCAGTCTGCAGATCAGTCATGTGACCATGGACAATTCATCAGTCCAACCAGCTGGGCCTCTAGCTGTGCCCATTCCCCACAGGGGTGAAGAACCTTTTAATACATCAGTCACTACTGATAATCTGATGATCAGTTCTTCCACCACAACCTTTCGGTCTCAGTCTGTTTCTGCCCCTGTTCAAAACTCTAGTCCTGGGGCATTCAGAAATGGGTTTCCAGGAGAAGATAGTAGTTCCTATCCACATCAGCCAGTGGAGGATTACTATGAGTCTTTGCAGGCAGAGCAAGGGACAAGAGAGCACATTGTTAAGTTTTCTGAACAACCATCACTCAAAAATCTTAACGCCCAGCCTTCAAGCATGGTTAGGCAAACCATAACCGGCTTAAGCCACAATAGTGAAACTGTGAGTCTTGTTCTGTCTGATTCTGAAGCTCATCCTAGCCAGAAAATCTCACACTCCATACCGAGAAATAATTCATGGGAGCAGGTTATGCCTGCTGCAAGTTTAACATCCTATGCAGAGCCAGCTTCAGCTACTTTTCAAGAGTCAGAATTAAATGCCTCAAGCCAGAATAACATCCCTCAATTAGAGCAGAGAGAAGAATTCCATGGATTGCAGCACCGAATTAAGTCTAACTCCCACCTTATTGCAGCTGCAGCTATTGGTGTGACTGCTCTTTTTGTGGCCTTGAGGCTAAAGTACTAA
- the LOC113639964 gene encoding G-protein coupled receptor 151 protein: MEPETALNACFVGFDGGVQQVTGEDTAVILSVTFASICAVGIIGNILVFVVLIHNVMVKKSASGMAVMLANLSGTDFLILAVCSSTRAVTYHNRTWTLGHFACRTAEWLQHGCLAAKSMTLVVISRERYHIDCDAHLKLKRVLISAGCIWLLGFALPVLQIVFSKLQVKGSFSLCVTELPNQSCDFMRVYSKIYALVVYVLPVIFSAACHVRAIFRITRGHGARSECRTESRLALLSVTAANALLLLPEWTIFLWLRHRPHDTRQPTVALLVLAQVCTYLASASSPAILLSMMPLRENLAWLLCRGESWEGERERREMAVGALDDNMIHTDALGRPLPDVKHFWTSRRNTAIVDNTNPFPWEELEHCHAQF, encoded by the coding sequence ATGGAGCCTGAAACTGCGCTGAACGCGTGTTTTGTGGGTTTTGATGGAGGGGTTCAGCAGGTGACCGGCGAGGACACGGCGGTCATCTTATCCGTCACTTTTGCATCGATCTGCGCGGTAGGAATAATAGGAAAtattttggtttttgttgtaCTGATACACAATGTAATGGTTAAGAAAAGTGCTTCTGGGATGGCCGTGATGCTCGCTAACCTTAGCGGAACAGACTTCTTGATCCTTGCAGTGTGCAGTTCGACGCGGGCAGTCACTTATCACAATCGGACATGGACACTTGGACATTTCGCCTGCAGGACAGCCGAGTGGTTGCAGCATGGTTGTTTGGCAGCAAAATCTATGACTCTCGTAGTCATAAGCCGAGAGCGATATCATATTGACTGTGATGCTCACCTCAAACTAAAAAGAGTTCTTATTTCTGCTGGCTGTATATGGCTTCTTGGGTTTGCGCTACCTGTCCTCCAGATCGTATTTTCAAAGTTGCAGGTGAAAGGGAgtttcagtctgtgtgtcaccGAGCTACCGAACCAGTCCTGTGACTTCATGCGCGTGTATAGTAAAATCTACGCTCTGGTGGTCTACGTCCTCCCGGTCATCTTTTCCGCCGCGTGTCATGTGCGTGCCATCTTTCGAATCACACGTGGCCACGGCGCGCGATCGGAGTGCAGGACTGAAAGCCGTCTTGCGTTGCTTAGCGTCACTGCAGCTAACGCGCTTCTGCTGCTACCCGAATGGACAATATTTTTGTGGCTGCGACACCGTCCCCATGACACCCGCCAGCCCACAGTTGCGCTGCTTGTCCTAGCACAGGTGTGCACCTACCTGGCCAGCGCATCATCTCCCGCCATCCTTCTCAGCATGATGCCTCTCAGAGAGAACCTGGCATGGCTACTGTGTCGAGGAGAATCGTGGGAAGGGGAAAGGGAGCGGAGAGAGATGGCTGTTGGGGCGCTGGACGATAACATGATACACACTGATGCGCTCGGGAGACCTTTGCCTGATGTCAAGCATTTTTGGACCAGTCGGCGGAACACCGCAATTGTAGACAACACCAACCCTTTTCCCTGGGAAGAACTAGAACACTGCCATGCTCAATTCTGA